GATCGCGGTGAGAGATGTCGAGGTAGACGCCGCCGTGGTCCGTACCGCGGCCCTCGCGGACTTCCTGTGCGATCGCTCGCGCGACGACATCCCGCGCGTCGAGTTCCATCTGGTTCGGCGAGTAGCGCTCCATGAATCGCTCGCCCTCGGCGTTGAACAGCCGCCCGCCCTCGCCGCGGACCGCCTCGGTCACGAGTCGGCCGTCCCACTCCTCGCCGTAGCGTTCGCCGACCATCCCCGTCGGGTGGAACTGGACGAACTCGAGATCCATCAGCCGAGCGCCCGCCTCGAGGGCCAGCGCCTGGCCGTCGCCGTTGTTCTCGTCGTCCCGCGAGGAGTGACGGTGGTACAGCGCGGAGAACCCGCCCGCGGCGAGCACGACGTGGTTCGTGCGGAACAACAGCCCCTCGCCGGTCTCCATGTCGAAGCCCACGGCGCCGTCAACGCGCTCACCGTCCGAGAGCAACCGGGTGATCATCACGTTGTCGCGGTAGGGGATCTCGAGCGCTTTGGCGCGGTCGATCAGCGTCTCGAGCATGGCCTCCCCCGTCCGGTCGCCGACGAAGCAGGTTCGGCGGGAGGACTGTGCACCGAAGTAGCGCTGGTTAATCGCGCCCTCTTCGGTCCGATCGAAGGACATTCCCCACTCGTCGAGTTCGTGAATGCGGTCCGGCATGTGCTTCGCGGTCAGTTCGACGGCCTCGGGGTCGTTCAAGTGGTGGCCCTCGTTCAGCGTGTCCGCTGCGTGAATCGTCCAGTCGTCCTCGTCGAGCGAGCCGAGTGCGGCGTTGATCCCGCCCGCGGCCCACGTTGTGTGGGCGTCGCCGTGATCTCGTTTCCCGATGACGAGCGGCTCGAGGCCCGACTCGGCGAGTTCGATCGCGACGCGTGCCCCGGCGGCACCCGCGCCGACGACGAGGACGGGTGTGGTGACGGTGTCGTACTCGATCTCGCGGTCGCGGTCACCGCCGTCGTGGGTGTTGATTCGACCGTCGACGCCGGCGTCGTCGGTCGTCGGTACACCGTGGTCGGTCGGCGGTATTTTTGTCATCAATATAACGGAAGGGGCGACCGGGAATAAGCCGATCACCCAACCATGCAACCTCCCGAAAACGGTCGAACACGCGCGTTCAGCCCGGGGATTTAGTAATCCGCGTCAGCTACGTTCGAACGGATGCAACCGGTCGTTCACCTCGCCGTCGGTTACCTCTGTTATGCAGCATACACGCGATTGCATCACGGACGCGAGCCAGCCGATCTACCCGCGCTCGTCGCCGTCTTCGCGGCCGGGCTCGCGGACCTCATCGACAAGCCGCTCGACGCGGCCGGCGTCGTCCCGGTCGGCCGAACCATCGGCCACTCGCTGCTGTTCGTGATTCCGCTGGTCCTCCTCGTCTGGATCGTCGCGAGCCGTCGAGACCGACGGCTCCTCGGCGTGGCCTTCGCGATCGGCTACCTCTCGCACGTCGCGACGGACATCCCGTGGCACGTCTTTTCGGGCGACTTCGACGAACTCGGCTTTCTCCTCTGGCCGGTGACGGAGATGCCCGCGTACACGGGAGTCAAACCCCTCGGAACCGTCGCCGGGATCGAGATTACGACGCTGTGGCTCGAGGCGGTGATCCTCGTCGCCGCCGTGGCTTGCTGGTGGATGGACGGTCGACCCGGCGTCGGCCTGTTCCGTCCCAGCCACAGAGCATGACAAATAGTGAAACAGACACCTCGTTTGGGGAAATATCATAACCGCTGCGTCCGTTGGTTGTGGTATGAGTCCCGAACAGAGACAAACCGTCGAAGATGTTATGTCAACGCCACTAGAGACCGTCTCGAAGGACGCGACGGTCGTCGAAGCCGTCCAGCAGATGCGTAATAAAAACATCAACGCGTTGGTCGTTCCGACGACGCCGCGGGCGATCATCAGCAGTACGGACGTCCTCGATGCCGTCGCCGACGGACAGGACATCACGGATCTGACGGTCGCAGACGTAATGACGACTGACGTCGAAACCGTCGCACCGGATCTGTACATGGAAGAGGTCGCCGCGATGATGACCACCTACGGAATCAAACACCTCCCGGTCGTCGACGACGACTACGTCGGAATGGTCTCCTCGACCGACGTCACGGCGCACTTATCGTAAGCCGGCCGTCCGCCCGATTCGCACGCTGGAACGCTTTTTAATAGATTCAGTCGATCAGTGCCCACCGTCGCCGCGTCCCTCGAGTCCGTCGGGCGTGTCGGGTTCGACGTTCGCCAGTCGCATCGCGTTACCCGTCACGCCGAGGCTCATCCCCATATCGCCGATGACGACCGCGTGGATCACCGTGACGATTCCGAATGGGGCCCCGGCCGCGAGGACGGCCTTGACGGCCAGACTCGACCAGACGTTTTGGCGAATCACGCCGTTGGCTTTTCCGGAGAGTTCGTAGAGGTAGGGCAGTCGCGTGAGATCGTCGCCCATCAGCGCCACGTCGGCGGTCTCGAGGGCCGTATCCGTCCCCGCCGCACCCATTGCGATCCCGACGCTGGCGGTCGCGAGCGCGGGCGCGTCGTTGATGCCGTCGCCGACCATGGCGACGTGCGCCTCACCGTCCTCCCCTCCGTACTCGTCTTCTAACCGTCGAATCCACTCGAGTTTCTCGTCGGGCAGGAGTTCGGCGTGGTACTCCTCGATCCCGACCTCGCTCGCGATCGCGCGGGCGGTCCCCTCGTTGTCGCCGGTGAGCATGACGACGCGAACGCCCTGGTCCTGGAGCTGTGAGACGGCCCACTTCGCTTCGGGCCGAACCCTGTCGGCGACGCCGATGACGCCGAGCGGTCGCTCCTCGGTGCCGACGATCACGACGGTCTTACCCTCGGACTGGAGGTCAGGGACGACTTCGCTGAGCACGTCCAGACAGCCCTCCCGGTCGCACTGGGATTCACCACTGTATCCCATCTCGGCGAGTGCCACGCCGCCGTCGGTCGTCGCGTGGACGTGCTCGAGATCCGCGAGTCCGTCGAACAGGCTAGGTTTGCCGACGTAGTGGGTGGTGCCGTCGATCTCGGCGCGGACGCCCTTGCCCGTCAGCGCCTCGAAGTTCGAGACCTCGGATTCGGTCCCGTCCTCACTGTCAGCCGCAATGCCTTGCTCGTCGGCGTAGCCGACGATCGCCTGTCCGATCGGGTGCTCGCTCCGGCGCTCGAGCGCACTCGCTCGGCGGAGCAGGTCGTCCTCGTTGGTGCCCTCGAGCGAGATCACGTCGGTCACCGTCAGATCTCCCTCGGTTAGTGTCCCCGTCTTGTCCACCGCGAGAACGTCGCTGTCCCCGACGGCCTCGAGGTGTTTGCCACCCTTGATTAGCACGCCGTTGCGCGCCGCGCTGGTGATCCCCGAGACGACGCTGACGGGCGTCGAGATGACCAGCGCGCAGGGACAGGAGATCACGAGCAGCGTCAGGCCGACGACGAACCAGTAGCTCCATGATGCGCCAAACAGCGCGGGCGGCACGACGACAGCGGCAACCGCGAGCACGACCACGATCGGCGTATAGACGCTCGCGAAGCGGTCGATGAACTGCTCGCGATCGGTCTTCTCCCGTTCTGCGTCCTCGACCATGCGGACGATCCTGGCGATCGTCGAATCGTCGGCCTCGCTTTCGACCTCGACCTCGAGATAGCCCGATTCGGGGATCGTGCCGGCAAAGACCTCGTCGCCTGCAGCCTTGTCCACGGGGACGCTCTCGCCGGTGATCGGCGACTGGTCGATCGCGCTCTCGCCTTCCAACACGACACCGTCGGCCGGGACCTTCTCACCCGGCCGCACGATGACCGTGTCGCCGACTGTGAGTTCGTCCGCAGGAATCGTCTCCTCGGTGCCGTCCTCGCGTTTGACGGTCGCGGTGTCGGGCGAGAGATCCATCAACTCCCGAAGCGAGTCGCGTGCGCGGTCCATCGAGAAGCGCTCGAGCAGTTCCGCGACCGAGAACAGCACCGCGAGCATGGCCCCCTCGAACGGATGGTGCGCCGCCACGCTCGCGACGATGCCGAGGCTCATCAGGAAGTCGATGTCGAGACTCCGATTGCGAACGGAGTAGTAGCCGTTGCGGAGGATCGGCGTCCCCGCGACCGCGACGGCCGCGATGAACAGCAGGTGCGAGAGTTCGTAAGTTCGGCCCGCGAGGGTGGCCAGGGCCGGATCGAGCGCGGGGAAAACGAACTCGAGGGTCATTCCGATCGTGACGAGTACGGCACCGACCGCGGTGCCGACGGCCCGACGGCTCTTCCAGACGGAATCCCGGTCGTCGATTGGATCGCTGTCGTCGGCGGCGGGTGACGCGTCGTAGCCGGCGCTCTCGATTGCGCCGAGAACGGTCTCCGAATCGGCCCCGTCGGCGACCGTCACGGTGACTCGACCGGACGCAGGCCGAGTTTCGATGTCATCCACGCCGTCCGTGCGCTCGAGCGCGTTCTCGACCTTGCTCGCACAGGAGGCACAGTCCATGCCGGGGACCGAAAACGTGCGTTCGGCTGCCCGACCATCGATTTCGTAGCCCGCTGCACGTACGCGCTCCCGAATCCTGGACTCGTCGGTCAGCGTCGGATCGTAGTCGACCACGAGGCGACCGCTGGTCACCCGCGGATCGATGCCGTCGATCCCGTCGAGTCGCCCGACGCTGTTCTCGACCTTCCCGGCACAGGTCGGACAGTCCATGTCGGGAACGCGGAGTTCGAGGGTTCGACTCGAGTCCGGTGGCGTAGACGGGGAGGGAGCCTCGCTCATTACCTGCTCGTAGTCGCCGGGCCGACATACCGGTTATTTGGCGTGCGCCAACTCGAGGCTTGTTCCGAGACAGTTCCGACTCTCGTGTCGATGTCTTAGCGTCCGAATCAGCGAACCATCGAGGGTCCCAGGCGTTATTTGGCCCTGACTGACGTACCCTC
Above is a window of Natronorubrum tibetense GA33 DNA encoding:
- a CDS encoding L-aspartate oxidase, giving the protein MTKIPPTDHGVPTTDDAGVDGRINTHDGGDRDREIEYDTVTTPVLVVGAGAAGARVAIELAESGLEPLVIGKRDHGDAHTTWAAGGINAALGSLDEDDWTIHAADTLNEGHHLNDPEAVELTAKHMPDRIHELDEWGMSFDRTEEGAINQRYFGAQSSRRTCFVGDRTGEAMLETLIDRAKALEIPYRDNVMITRLLSDGERVDGAVGFDMETGEGLLFRTNHVVLAAGGFSALYHRHSSRDDENNGDGQALALEAGARLMDLEFVQFHPTGMVGERYGEEWDGRLVTEAVRGEGGRLFNAEGERFMERYSPNQMELDARDVVARAIAQEVREGRGTDHGGVYLDISHRDPDYIRERLPTMVERFEGLGVDITREPMEVAPTAHYTMGGVDIDFRTGETGVDGLYAVGETVAGVHGANRLGGNSLAETVAIGKLVGGHVANAVTSRDRVPTVTNAQQALAEREFRGLDDLAAAEGSVRPIELLEELGDVLWDTAGILRDEESLREGLAAVAELRARTADLRVDGDRTSESFEYAVDLSFSLTVAETMLRTALERTESRGAHYRTDFPETDSDWRVNLVLSADEGGLRIRRRGVADPSDAVRAAIDENHELDYHHLE
- a CDS encoding metal-dependent hydrolase; this translates as MQPVVHLAVGYLCYAAYTRLHHGREPADLPALVAVFAAGLADLIDKPLDAAGVVPVGRTIGHSLLFVIPLVLLVWIVASRRDRRLLGVAFAIGYLSHVATDIPWHVFSGDFDELGFLLWPVTEMPAYTGVKPLGTVAGIEITTLWLEAVILVAAVACWWMDGRPGVGLFRPSHRA
- a CDS encoding CBS domain-containing protein, which translates into the protein MSTPLETVSKDATVVEAVQQMRNKNINALVVPTTPRAIISSTDVLDAVADGQDITDLTVADVMTTDVETVAPDLYMEEVAAMMTTYGIKHLPVVDDDYVGMVSSTDVTAHLS
- a CDS encoding heavy metal translocating P-type ATPase, with the protein product MSEAPSPSTPPDSSRTLELRVPDMDCPTCAGKVENSVGRLDGIDGIDPRVTSGRLVVDYDPTLTDESRIRERVRAAGYEIDGRAAERTFSVPGMDCASCASKVENALERTDGVDDIETRPASGRVTVTVADGADSETVLGAIESAGYDASPAADDSDPIDDRDSVWKSRRAVGTAVGAVLVTIGMTLEFVFPALDPALATLAGRTYELSHLLFIAAVAVAGTPILRNGYYSVRNRSLDIDFLMSLGIVASVAAHHPFEGAMLAVLFSVAELLERFSMDRARDSLRELMDLSPDTATVKREDGTEETIPADELTVGDTVIVRPGEKVPADGVVLEGESAIDQSPITGESVPVDKAAGDEVFAGTIPESGYLEVEVESEADDSTIARIVRMVEDAEREKTDREQFIDRFASVYTPIVVVLAVAAVVVPPALFGASWSYWFVVGLTLLVISCPCALVISTPVSVVSGITSAARNGVLIKGGKHLEAVGDSDVLAVDKTGTLTEGDLTVTDVISLEGTNEDDLLRRASALERRSEHPIGQAIVGYADEQGIAADSEDGTESEVSNFEALTGKGVRAEIDGTTHYVGKPSLFDGLADLEHVHATTDGGVALAEMGYSGESQCDREGCLDVLSEVVPDLQSEGKTVVIVGTEERPLGVIGVADRVRPEAKWAVSQLQDQGVRVVMLTGDNEGTARAIASEVGIEEYHAELLPDEKLEWIRRLEDEYGGEDGEAHVAMVGDGINDAPALATASVGIAMGAAGTDTALETADVALMGDDLTRLPYLYELSGKANGVIRQNVWSSLAVKAVLAAGAPFGIVTVIHAVVIGDMGMSLGVTGNAMRLANVEPDTPDGLEGRGDGGH